One part of the Sorangiineae bacterium MSr11954 genome encodes these proteins:
- a CDS encoding universal stress protein, with protein sequence MFERIVLATDFGESSRKASDVALRLAKTSRATIFLVHAYEIPITSLGYAPGAGIPAPGVDVEAVLGPIETAARDELRAEATRLGGASVEPILRSGAPWEEVLTVAKEKNADLIVVGSHGRRGLSRTLLGSVAEKIARLAEIPVLLVRETHEAGEKHETGTRRETK encoded by the coding sequence GTGTTCGAACGAATCGTTCTAGCGACGGATTTCGGAGAGTCTTCGCGCAAAGCGAGCGACGTGGCGTTGCGTTTGGCCAAGACCTCTCGGGCAACCATTTTTCTCGTCCACGCCTACGAAATTCCCATCACGTCCTTGGGCTACGCGCCGGGGGCCGGGATCCCCGCACCGGGGGTCGACGTGGAGGCGGTGCTAGGGCCCATCGAAACGGCCGCGCGCGACGAGCTCCGCGCCGAAGCGACCCGGCTGGGTGGCGCGAGCGTGGAGCCGATTTTGCGATCGGGCGCGCCGTGGGAAGAGGTGCTCACGGTGGCCAAGGAGAAGAACGCCGATTTGATCGTGGTGGGCTCCCATGGCCGGCGGGGGCTATCCCGAACCTTGCTCGGCAGCGTGGCCGAGAAGATCGCGCGCCTGGCGGAGATCCCCGTTTTGCTCGTGCGGGAAACACACGAAGCGGGCGAAAAGCACGAGACGGGCACGCGGCGCGAAACGAAATAA
- a CDS encoding DUF4142 domain-containing protein, translating to MIDVVQLVSSRSARASLLSGALASAASVVLACGGGDTPAPRAPRSEMPSVTNTTGGEAPRGSVDAASGPGTEAYPMYRPGTSSIPNAAKSSSSAGAHTSGGGSETVRAGGLSDDQIVQVAHVLHTAEVDQARLAREQGKDERVRRFATTMMNDHMDADGRGYELAKRRRLAPVESATSQALKDDSDRTLEQLQRAGASFDRVYMAEEVRAHRAALETLDNQLLPAAKNEEVKSMLQSVRAKVEVHMKVAQELHDTLGNGARRRGPGR from the coding sequence ATGATCGACGTCGTGCAACTTGTGAGCTCCCGGTCGGCGCGCGCGAGCCTCCTCTCCGGTGCCCTTGCGTCGGCCGCCTCGGTCGTGCTGGCGTGCGGGGGAGGCGACACCCCCGCGCCGCGGGCTCCCCGGTCGGAGATGCCCAGCGTCACCAACACTACCGGCGGCGAAGCGCCCCGTGGCTCGGTCGATGCTGCCAGCGGCCCCGGTACCGAAGCTTATCCGATGTATCGGCCAGGCACGTCGAGCATCCCCAATGCCGCGAAGAGCTCGAGCAGCGCCGGCGCCCATACCTCGGGGGGTGGATCCGAAACTGTTCGGGCCGGTGGTCTCAGCGATGACCAAATCGTGCAGGTCGCGCATGTGCTCCACACGGCCGAGGTCGACCAAGCGCGTTTGGCGCGAGAGCAAGGCAAGGACGAGCGGGTGAGGCGTTTTGCCACGACCATGATGAACGACCATATGGATGCCGATGGTCGAGGCTACGAGCTGGCCAAGAGAAGGCGGCTTGCGCCCGTGGAGAGCGCGACCAGCCAGGCGCTGAAGGACGACTCGGATAGGACCCTCGAGCAGCTGCAGCGCGCCGGCGCCAGCTTCGATCGGGTGTACATGGCCGAGGAGGTGCGCGCGCATCGTGCTGCGCTGGAGACGTTGGACAACCAGCTTCTGCCGGCCGCCAAGAACGAGGAGGTGAAATCGATGCTCCAATCGGTGCGCGCCAAGGTCGAAGTGCATATGAAGGTGGCGCAAGAGCTTCACGACACGCTCGGCAATGGAGCACGGCGGCGTGGTCCCGGTCGTTGA
- a CDS encoding response regulator yields the protein MVHEKSLLVVDDERSFVDLVSRVLRREGYGVLHGKDGIDAFSSLFLHSPSLMLIDLCLPCITGLEVIEQVRGDQKTADVPIVAMSGDPSLLERAIAMGADAILAKPFSHEALKSVVARHLGEARTQDPPIGCESPS from the coding sequence ATGGTGCATGAAAAATCGCTTCTCGTCGTGGACGACGAGAGAAGTTTCGTCGATCTCGTCTCGCGCGTGCTCCGGCGCGAAGGCTACGGCGTCCTCCATGGGAAAGACGGGATCGACGCGTTTTCATCGCTGTTTCTGCATTCGCCCTCGCTGATGCTCATCGACTTGTGCTTGCCGTGCATCACGGGGTTGGAGGTCATCGAACAGGTCCGCGGTGATCAGAAGACCGCCGACGTTCCCATCGTGGCCATGAGCGGCGATCCCTCGCTCCTCGAACGGGCCATCGCCATGGGCGCCGACGCGATCCTCGCGAAGCCATTCAGCCACGAGGCGCTCAAATCGGTCGTGGCCCGCCACCTGGGCGAGGCGCGTACACAAGACCCGCCCATTGGGTGTGAGAGCCCATCATGA
- a CDS encoding Gfo/Idh/MocA family oxidoreductase → MATKKVRYAVVGVGNIAQMAVLPAFEHAKENSELVALISSDPHKLEELGEHYRIEHRGSYEEFESVLRRARADAVYIALPNTMHCEFTERAAKAGVHVLCEKPMAMSVSECETMIRACQAANVKLMIAYRLHFEEANLRAMEIARSGKLGKLRSFDSVFGHDVRPGDIRTRPDLGGGALFDMGIYCINAARHLFGEEPIDVVAFQTDHQEPELGGVDATTSALLRFPADKFATFTASQSSADVDSYRIVGSEGVLRVEPAYTYRGDLKHYLTIGDRTTETLFTERDQFAPELVTFSKCVLDDTEPEASGQEGLADVRILKAIAKSARRGEVVQLRPFQRDVQPDLDQEIRKPPVENPKVVHAPPPHK, encoded by the coding sequence ATGGCCACGAAGAAGGTCCGTTATGCCGTCGTCGGGGTTGGGAACATCGCGCAGATGGCCGTTTTACCCGCCTTCGAGCACGCGAAGGAGAACAGCGAGCTGGTCGCGCTGATATCCTCCGATCCGCACAAGCTCGAGGAGCTGGGGGAGCACTATCGCATCGAGCACCGGGGCTCCTACGAGGAGTTCGAGAGCGTGCTCCGGCGCGCGCGGGCCGACGCCGTGTACATCGCATTGCCCAACACGATGCACTGCGAGTTCACGGAGCGGGCGGCGAAGGCCGGGGTCCATGTTCTATGCGAGAAGCCGATGGCCATGTCGGTGTCGGAGTGCGAAACGATGATCCGCGCCTGCCAAGCGGCCAACGTGAAGCTCATGATCGCCTATCGTCTGCACTTCGAGGAGGCGAACCTTCGCGCGATGGAAATCGCCCGCTCGGGCAAGCTGGGCAAGCTCCGCTCGTTCGACTCCGTGTTCGGGCACGACGTCCGCCCGGGCGACATCCGCACGCGGCCCGATCTGGGCGGCGGCGCGCTCTTCGATATGGGCATTTATTGCATCAATGCCGCCCGCCACCTGTTCGGCGAGGAGCCGATCGACGTGGTGGCCTTTCAAACGGATCATCAGGAGCCGGAGCTCGGCGGGGTCGACGCCACGACCTCGGCGTTGTTGCGCTTCCCCGCCGATAAGTTTGCCACCTTCACCGCCAGCCAGAGCTCTGCGGACGTGGACTCGTACCGCATCGTCGGCAGCGAGGGCGTGTTGCGCGTGGAGCCCGCGTACACCTATCGCGGCGACCTAAAGCACTATTTGACGATCGGGGATCGCACCACGGAGACGCTCTTCACCGAGCGCGATCAGTTCGCGCCGGAGCTCGTCACCTTCTCGAAATGCGTCTTGGACGACACCGAGCCGGAGGCATCGGGGCAAGAAGGGCTGGCCGATGTCCGCATCCTGAAGGCCATCGCCAAGTCCGCCCGGCGCGGCGAGGTGGTGCAGCTGCGGCCCTTCCAGCGCGATGTTCAGCCCGACTTGGACCAGGAGATCCGCAAACCGCCGGTGGAGAACCCCAAGGTGGTGCACGCTCCCCCTCCGCACAAATAA
- a CDS encoding Ku protein: MARAIWNGAINFGLVSIPVRLFGAIRANDLRFHLLHEKDMGRIHNERVCNVCEEHVEWKELVRAYEIERDNFIPITEAELKKATAEATQSVDIVEFVGLNEIDPIFFDTPYYLAPEPRGRHAYTLLCEALQQSERVGIARVVIRTREHLAALKPSDGVLMLELLHWASEVIPRSEYDFPEAKGKLPAAEMKAAMMLIDTMTATFDPQTFHDRYREQVLALIRDRAEGKELPAAKPQKAAGKGKLVDLAAMLQKSLDAAKKRGPARPKRAKAPARAARKAA; this comes from the coding sequence ATGGCGCGCGCAATTTGGAATGGGGCGATCAATTTTGGTTTGGTGAGCATTCCCGTCCGGCTCTTCGGCGCCATACGCGCGAACGATCTTCGGTTCCATCTCCTGCACGAGAAGGACATGGGGAGAATTCACAACGAGCGCGTGTGCAATGTCTGCGAGGAGCACGTGGAGTGGAAGGAGCTGGTGCGCGCCTATGAAATCGAGCGCGACAACTTCATTCCCATCACCGAGGCGGAGCTGAAAAAGGCCACCGCGGAGGCGACCCAGTCGGTCGACATCGTGGAGTTCGTCGGATTGAACGAAATCGATCCCATCTTCTTCGATACACCGTATTACCTCGCGCCCGAGCCGCGCGGGCGCCACGCGTACACGCTCCTTTGCGAAGCGCTGCAGCAATCGGAGCGGGTGGGGATCGCGCGGGTGGTCATCCGCACGCGCGAGCATTTGGCCGCGCTCAAGCCGAGCGACGGTGTGCTGATGTTGGAGCTCTTGCACTGGGCGTCCGAGGTGATTCCTCGCTCGGAGTACGACTTTCCCGAGGCGAAGGGGAAGCTCCCGGCGGCCGAGATGAAGGCGGCCATGATGCTCATCGATACGATGACCGCCACGTTCGATCCGCAGACGTTCCATGACCGGTACCGGGAGCAGGTGCTGGCGCTCATCCGCGATCGCGCCGAGGGCAAGGAGCTGCCGGCCGCCAAGCCGCAGAAAGCAGCCGGTAAAGGGAAGCTGGTCGACCTGGCGGCGATGCTTCAAAAGAGCCTCGATGCGGCCAAGAAGCGGGGGCCCGCGCGACCCAAGCGGGCCAAAGCGCCGGCGCGGGCTGCGCGCAAAGCGGCGTGA
- a CDS encoding outer membrane protein assembly factor: MTMLAAPPAQAVEDDPSRVPRPKTEVDGVPIVGGDSDIGVGAGALGAITRLEPGRKPYLWRLEAGLLATFKPPTSDAGLRLPYQDYYLLLTLPYLAGKALRLEVRPSFTKETTQRYYGIGNDSPAPSPDGPQDEGSSYYQYGRLHASLAVRARLRLTEHLFLLVGDTYTYNRLDVPADSKLGADFANTANTEVRSMLGDTRPHGVNFFEYGILFDNRDNEIWTRRGTYDQLKIRLSPSGPDGLPYRYGQVDAILRAYVPIGSRVVLAARLVADVQFGDPPFYELARYEDTFALGGSNGVRGVPGQRYYGKVKAFGNFEVRSTLFDFRLFDKKFALGATAFFDAGRAWTELGSSHPALDGTGLGLKYGTGVGLRLHQGQAFVVRGDIAWSPDAQPIGGYFTAGEMF, from the coding sequence ATGACGATGCTCGCGGCGCCCCCGGCGCAGGCCGTCGAAGACGACCCTTCCCGCGTCCCGCGGCCGAAGACCGAGGTGGATGGGGTCCCCATCGTGGGCGGTGACAGCGACATCGGGGTGGGCGCGGGCGCCCTCGGCGCGATCACCCGCCTCGAGCCCGGGCGCAAACCGTACCTGTGGCGGCTGGAGGCCGGCCTGCTCGCCACCTTCAAGCCGCCGACGTCGGACGCCGGGTTGCGGCTGCCTTACCAAGATTATTACCTGCTCCTCACGTTGCCGTACCTTGCAGGGAAGGCGCTTCGCCTGGAGGTGCGGCCGTCGTTCACCAAGGAGACGACGCAGCGCTATTACGGAATTGGAAATGATTCGCCGGCGCCCTCCCCCGACGGGCCGCAGGACGAGGGATCGTCCTACTACCAATATGGGCGCCTTCACGCCTCGCTGGCCGTGCGCGCGCGGCTCCGGCTCACGGAGCACCTGTTTTTGCTGGTCGGAGACACCTATACGTACAATCGCCTGGACGTGCCGGCCGACTCCAAGCTCGGCGCCGATTTCGCCAACACGGCCAACACGGAGGTGCGCTCGATGCTCGGCGATACGCGCCCGCACGGCGTAAACTTCTTCGAATATGGCATCCTGTTCGACAACCGCGACAACGAAATTTGGACCCGGCGCGGCACCTACGACCAGCTCAAGATTCGATTGAGCCCCAGCGGGCCCGATGGCCTGCCGTACCGCTATGGGCAAGTCGACGCCATCTTGCGCGCCTATGTGCCCATCGGCTCGCGCGTGGTGCTCGCCGCGCGCCTGGTGGCCGACGTGCAGTTCGGCGATCCTCCCTTTTACGAGCTGGCGCGCTACGAAGACACCTTCGCCCTCGGCGGCTCGAACGGCGTGCGCGGTGTGCCGGGGCAACGCTATTACGGCAAGGTCAAGGCGTTCGGCAACTTCGAAGTTCGTTCGACCCTCTTCGACTTTCGCTTGTTCGACAAAAAATTCGCGCTGGGCGCCACGGCCTTCTTCGATGCGGGCCGCGCCTGGACCGAGCTCGGCTCCTCGCACCCCGCCCTCGATGGAACGGGCCTCGGGCTCAAGTATGGCACGGGGGTCGGTTTGCGGCTGCACCAGGGACAGGCGTTCGTGGTGCGCGGGGACATCGCGTGGTCGCCCGATGCGCAGCCCATTGGCGGGTACTTCACCGCCGGTGAGATGTTCTAA
- a CDS encoding CsbD family protein, with the protein MNWDQIEGEWKQIKAHVKSKWAKLTDDDVQALSGKKDALVGKIQERYGVLKDEAERQVDEWIAKVKPGSGDNKDVRPGPR; encoded by the coding sequence ATGAACTGGGATCAAATCGAAGGTGAATGGAAGCAAATCAAAGCGCACGTCAAGTCGAAGTGGGCCAAGCTGACGGACGACGACGTGCAAGCCTTGTCCGGCAAGAAAGACGCGCTCGTGGGCAAGATTCAAGAGCGCTATGGCGTCTTGAAGGACGAGGCCGAGCGCCAAGTCGACGAATGGATCGCCAAGGTCAAGCCCGGCAGCGGGGACAACAAGGACGTCCGGCCGGGGCCGCGCTGA
- a CDS encoding GlsB/YeaQ/YmgE family stress response membrane protein, whose protein sequence is MHFILFLLFGLVVGVLARLIVPGREPGGWIISILLGIAGSFVGGLLGRLVGLYREGESAGFVMSLIGAVLLVVGYHAIARRRRSLV, encoded by the coding sequence ATGCATTTCATTTTATTTCTGCTCTTTGGACTCGTCGTAGGCGTGCTTGCACGGCTCATCGTGCCGGGTCGAGAACCCGGTGGGTGGATCATCTCCATTTTGCTGGGTATCGCGGGCTCCTTCGTGGGCGGCTTACTCGGCCGGCTGGTGGGACTCTACCGCGAAGGTGAGTCGGCGGGCTTCGTGATGTCGCTCATCGGTGCGGTCCTCTTGGTGGTCGGGTACCACGCGATCGCCCGCCGCCGCCGCTCGCTGGTCTGA